One Sodalinema gerasimenkoae IPPAS B-353 DNA segment encodes these proteins:
- a CDS encoding ArnT family glycosyltransferase, with the protein MNQRIYFRGIQQNKDILLMTAIAIISLLLRLPFFFRDVIDWDESTFILMGQSILDGHLPYTQLWDIKPPLAFFAYAGFILLLGKSIISIRMAGTVCVILIAFFVYFSGKKVANRSSAFLAAIATSMGISLLGSGQATMTEHVALVPLTAALALIFCYNKIPDLKLTFLISILLTTAAFIRLNLGYTVIIIGCYLVVRQSPQWRKFLNHALVYTLGCLLVIFLTYLPYLITENSQLWWTSVIVAPLQYSMDDSTLLESSRRLMMGLFNRSRQRLTLGVYLLIWIGGFLGIIAAFLPRNRHNSPSFFQAASLTLITVSVSLSILRSGATFQHYLIQVIPFLGLGTAILWQKLSKPRLLQQFVSVFVLFVLLSSLTPIISEYRSVGGRLRDGGTLQMGRSYEIAAYFRENQAENEPIYMMVDHLVYWWIDSQPLTPITTHPSNLSRGYLLELVNGPGSSPESELAKIFSAEPKFVVKKMVVNYLLSEGMQDAQDFLDQQLANHYEKTAQILGRLIYKRIDRP; encoded by the coding sequence ATGAATCAACGAATCTATTTTCGTGGAATACAACAAAATAAAGATATCTTACTAATGACGGCGATCGCTATCATTTCCCTGTTACTTCGTCTGCCATTTTTTTTTAGAGATGTCATCGATTGGGATGAAAGTACATTTATTCTCATGGGACAATCCATCTTAGATGGGCATCTTCCCTATACTCAGCTTTGGGATATAAAACCTCCCCTTGCCTTTTTTGCCTATGCTGGTTTTATTTTGCTTCTTGGAAAAAGCATTATTTCTATCCGCATGGCAGGAACAGTTTGTGTTATTTTAATCGCCTTTTTTGTTTACTTTTCTGGGAAAAAAGTTGCAAATCGTTCCAGTGCCTTTTTGGCGGCGATCGCTACCTCTATGGGGATTAGTTTGCTGGGGAGTGGTCAAGCAACAATGACGGAACATGTTGCACTTGTTCCCTTAACTGCTGCTTTAGCCCTTATTTTTTGTTACAACAAAATCCCTGACTTAAAACTCACATTTCTAATTTCTATTCTACTAACGACTGCTGCCTTTATTCGCTTAAATCTGGGCTATACCGTCATTATTATTGGGTGCTATCTGGTTGTGCGACAGAGTCCCCAATGGCGCAAATTCCTGAATCATGCTTTAGTCTATACTCTAGGATGTTTGCTTGTCATTTTTCTGACCTATCTCCCCTATTTGATAACAGAAAATAGTCAACTATGGTGGACGTCAGTAATTGTTGCACCTTTGCAATACTCGATGGATGATTCAACTCTTCTTGAATCGTCAAGGCGTTTAATGATGGGTTTATTTAATAGAAGTAGACAACGACTCACGTTGGGAGTTTATCTCTTGATATGGATCGGAGGATTTTTAGGCATTATCGCTGCATTTCTGCCGAGAAACCGTCACAATTCACCGAGTTTTTTTCAGGCTGCTTCCCTAACTCTAATTACCGTAAGTGTTAGTTTGTCGATTTTGCGAAGTGGGGCAACTTTTCAACATTACCTAATTCAGGTTATCCCCTTTTTAGGGCTGGGAACTGCAATATTATGGCAGAAACTATCAAAGCCTCGCCTCTTACAACAGTTTGTTTCTGTTTTCGTCTTGTTCGTACTCTTGAGTTCCCTAACGCCTATTATAAGTGAATATCGATCTGTGGGAGGCCGTCTTAGGGATGGGGGTACTCTCCAGATGGGACGATCCTATGAAATTGCAGCCTATTTTCGGGAGAATCAGGCTGAAAATGAACCCATTTATATGATGGTAGATCATCTCGTTTATTGGTGGATTGATTCTCAACCGTTAACGCCTATAACAACTCATCCATCTAATCTGTCACGAGGCTATCTTTTAGAGCTTGTTAATGGCCCTGGAAGTTCTCCAGAGTCGGAACTGGCTAAAATCTTTTCTGCCGAACCGAAGTTTGTTGTCAAGAAGATGGTTGTTAACTATTTATTATCAGAAGGGATGCAGGATGCCCAGGATTTTTTAGATCAACAGCTTGCAAATCACTATGAAAAAACAGCTCAAATTCTCGGTCGTTTGATTTACAAGCGAATTGACCGCCCATAA
- the tftA gene encoding hormogonium tapered terminus morphoprotein TftA, whose protein sequence is MRRVFVSAGHGGYEDGQTDPGAIAGGTTEAQEMILLRDRLLSALQARKVTALSIPDDLNQEQTITWINNRAQANDVAIQLHTNAALNPEARGTTVYYITNNNERRLEAERLLRSLLQQVPQFSNRGARPDSSTATGSLMFCRAVAVPSLYIEIGFLTNPTDRSLIQNRRPAIAAGLADGLLAWVNRAPELPPPDVTYPTINIRINGQRYGEPGIIINGNSYIPIDLADALGVNLSNNEFVRRVYYRNVVYVKAIDLREFNISVGWNNDDRAVVLRSAIPICPGHVDRIMGIGNTTETQMQVFLKNDNSSALNQFPDLAKLYREEASIEGVNSDIAFAQMCLETDFLRFGRGIRASQNNFAGLGDAAGSSGGASFSSARVGVRAHVQHLKAYGSVDPLVLDVVDPRFRFISRGIAPLVQQLSGRWTSDSNYGDRILAILRQLYESAGIL, encoded by the coding sequence ATGAGACGAGTATTTGTATCCGCTGGCCATGGAGGCTATGAAGATGGGCAGACCGACCCAGGCGCTATTGCTGGTGGCACAACCGAAGCCCAGGAGATGATTCTACTGCGCGATCGCCTCCTGAGTGCCCTACAAGCTCGTAAAGTCACGGCCCTGTCTATCCCGGATGACCTTAACCAAGAACAAACCATCACCTGGATTAATAATCGCGCCCAGGCCAATGATGTGGCGATTCAACTACACACCAACGCCGCCCTCAATCCCGAGGCCCGAGGCACAACGGTGTATTACATCACCAACAACAACGAACGCCGTCTAGAAGCCGAACGACTCCTGAGAAGTTTACTCCAGCAGGTTCCCCAATTTTCCAACCGGGGGGCCCGTCCTGACTCTAGCACCGCCACAGGGAGTCTAATGTTTTGCCGAGCCGTCGCGGTTCCCTCCCTCTATATTGAGATTGGCTTTCTCACCAATCCCACCGATCGCAGTCTCATCCAAAACCGACGGCCGGCGATCGCTGCTGGCTTAGCCGATGGCTTACTGGCTTGGGTGAATCGTGCCCCAGAACTGCCGCCCCCCGATGTTACCTACCCCACCATCAACATTCGTATCAACGGTCAACGCTACGGGGAACCAGGAATTATTATTAATGGAAATTCCTACATTCCCATCGACCTAGCCGATGCCTTAGGGGTCAATTTAAGTAATAACGAATTTGTACGGCGGGTTTATTATCGAAATGTGGTTTATGTGAAAGCCATTGATTTACGAGAGTTCAATATTTCCGTTGGGTGGAACAACGATGACCGAGCCGTTGTGTTGCGGTCAGCCATCCCCATTTGTCCAGGACATGTTGACCGCATTATGGGAATTGGCAACACCACCGAAACTCAAATGCAAGTGTTCCTAAAAAATGACAACTCTAGTGCTCTAAATCAGTTTCCTGACCTAGCCAAACTTTATCGAGAAGAAGCCAGTATCGAGGGAGTTAACAGCGATATTGCCTTCGCGCAAATGTGTTTAGAAACAGATTTCCTCCGGTTTGGTCGTGGTATTCGGGCCAGTCAAAACAACTTCGCCGGACTCGGCGACGCCGCCGGAAGTTCAGGGGGAGCCAGTTTCTCCTCAGCCCGAGTTGGAGTACGCGCTCACGTCCAGCATTTGAAAGCCTATGGAAGTGTCGATCCCCTTGTCTTAGACGTCGTTGACCCCCGATTTCGCTTCATCTCCCGAGGCATCGCCCCCTTAGTTCAACAACTCTCCGGCCGCTGGACTTCAGACAGCAATTACGGCGATCGCATCCTCGCCATTCTCCGCCAACTCTACGAATCCGCCGGCATTCTATAG
- a CDS encoding SufE family protein, with translation MTTPQLPPELDKMVRRFQRASDPKRRYEQLLWLAKKLPEMPEAEKIPENKVQGCVSQVYVTAYLDDVGNVHFNGDSDAQLTKGLLAFLIRGTEGLSPIEIVKLAPDFIQDTGLQASLTPSRANGFYNIFKTMKQKALLLAPAEDNFDALDSKSAGAG, from the coding sequence ATGACGACTCCTCAACTTCCCCCAGAACTTGACAAAATGGTTCGACGCTTCCAACGAGCCTCTGACCCAAAACGGCGTTATGAGCAACTCCTCTGGTTAGCCAAGAAGCTTCCTGAGATGCCCGAAGCGGAGAAGATTCCCGAAAACAAGGTTCAGGGTTGTGTCTCTCAGGTTTACGTCACCGCATATCTTGATGACGTGGGCAACGTCCACTTCAACGGCGATTCCGATGCCCAGTTGACGAAGGGACTTCTGGCCTTCCTGATTCGTGGGACGGAAGGACTCAGCCCCATCGAGATTGTTAAGTTGGCTCCAGACTTCATTCAAGACACTGGCTTGCAAGCCAGTTTAACGCCATCGCGAGCCAATGGGTTTTACAACATTTTCAAAACCATGAAACAAAAAGCTTTGCTTCTGGCTCCCGCTGAAGATAATTTTGATGCTCTCGATAGTAAAAGTGCTGGAGCGGGGTAA
- the folE gene encoding GTP cyclohydrolase I FolE — protein MTLSNSSELIGTDRLEKQLETNGHSTVSDQEMRKSIRSLLTELGEDPDREGLRDTPKRVSKAWQFLTSGYDQSMEELLNGAIFNENSHEMVLVRDITLFSTCEHHMLPIIGHAHVAYIPNGKVIGLSKIARICEMFARRLQVQERLTGQVADALQEVLKPQGVAVVIEATHMCMVMRGVQKPGSWTTTSAMRGVFADDARTRQEFMGLIRHSPQFH, from the coding sequence ATGACACTATCCAATTCCTCTGAACTTATCGGTACAGATCGACTTGAAAAACAACTCGAAACCAACGGACATAGCACCGTTTCCGATCAGGAAATGCGCAAGTCCATTCGCAGTCTCTTAACCGAACTCGGGGAAGATCCCGATCGCGAAGGACTGCGGGACACCCCCAAACGGGTCAGCAAAGCCTGGCAATTCCTCACCTCAGGGTATGACCAATCCATGGAGGAACTGCTGAACGGCGCCATCTTTAACGAGAACTCCCACGAAATGGTGTTGGTGCGTGACATCACCCTCTTCAGCACCTGTGAACATCACATGCTGCCAATTATCGGCCATGCTCATGTCGCCTACATTCCTAACGGGAAGGTCATTGGCCTGTCTAAGATTGCCCGCATTTGCGAAATGTTTGCCCGTCGTCTTCAGGTTCAAGAGCGTCTGACAGGACAAGTCGCCGACGCCTTACAAGAAGTCCTCAAACCTCAAGGGGTGGCCGTAGTCATCGAAGCCACTCATATGTGCATGGTCATGCGTGGGGTGCAAAAACCCGGTTCTTGGACCACCACCAGTGCCATGCGGGGTGTGTTTGCTGACGACGCACGCACCCGCCAAGAGTTCATGGGGTTAATTCGCCACAGCCCTCAATTCCACTAA
- a CDS encoding beta strand repeat-containing protein gives MPNSPISTQVMVSGLLSAIMSGLLLDSAPGFAQLIPDQSLPENSRLLQDGSLIQVEGGTQAGGNLFHSFQEFSIPQELQVHFNNANNIERIITRVTGGEISRLDGYLSANGRAGFILVNPQGIEFGESARLSLGGLFMATTAEGLQFADGSVWGASPSETPTLLTVSAPVGVQFGDRPGAIVNRSLALDEGGIPMGLGALQLSLLGGEVRFEGGQARSPLSVEVGSFAPGGFAQLDAQGRIGQFNPEALGTIELSQQGGIGGGAIRLVGDRLRMSEGSRIVSLNQGAIAIEMQTSVHLDGGSELLSQNGPNIDIQTGQFSLEDTSRLVTSQGSEGGQGGQIRINAREAIALSGSGFDSFNQLLGVAAAGQLQPDSETIGGIFSITTAGLGGDIALTTAGDLTVSEGGVIFMPLFGAGVGGDLTLDVGGTVTLTGSGFVNATTLNSQGSGGDITLSAQRLGVFRGGAVAALTLGDGPSGQVRIHTRDSVEVSETRPDSLVPTGIFNNSLFGRGPAGDITIETRHFINRGGGLVTSNTGGLIGFGVVAPGGPGGNITITAAESMQITGVSSDGSVTSGPGTTTFGDFPSGDLTLNTERLEIGDGAIVSTATVGSGHAGTLTVNAREIEVFGRSPLSGLPTILVSSSGRGDLSLVGTGNGGDLRVSSDRLTVRDGAVLDVRSLGTGNAGLLDIDANQIRLQGGSSLNAATVAGLGGNIEVRSQTIQLRNGSNISTNAGSRDGGNIVLETATLVALENSDITANALEGRGGRVSITAEGIFGTEFREFQTDQSDITATSALGAEFSGIVEINTPDADSTAGLVELETNTTDPTEQIVQDCLGQDNRFTITGRGGRPEDPQLGLATQVGWRDSRDWRSLNDEANHDTTLNSREEIPSSETGDLMEATTWIMTANGQVSLVAQTPNSPLFSADQCR, from the coding sequence ATGCCGAACTCCCCCATCAGTACCCAAGTAATGGTTAGCGGACTCCTGAGTGCCATCATGTCCGGGTTGCTGTTAGACTCCGCCCCTGGTTTTGCCCAACTGATTCCCGATCAGAGTTTGCCAGAGAACTCTCGCCTTTTGCAAGATGGGAGTTTGATTCAAGTCGAAGGGGGAACTCAAGCCGGGGGGAATCTCTTTCACAGTTTTCAGGAATTTTCCATTCCCCAAGAGCTTCAAGTTCACTTCAACAACGCTAACAACATTGAGCGCATTATCACCCGCGTTACTGGGGGCGAGATATCACGACTCGATGGGTATCTCAGTGCCAATGGCAGGGCGGGCTTTATTTTGGTGAATCCCCAAGGAATTGAATTTGGGGAAAGCGCCCGACTCTCCCTGGGGGGATTATTTATGGCCACTACCGCCGAGGGGTTGCAATTTGCTGATGGTAGCGTGTGGGGGGCATCTCCTTCTGAGACTCCAACCCTGTTAACAGTATCTGCACCGGTGGGGGTGCAGTTCGGCGATCGCCCAGGGGCCATTGTTAATCGCTCCCTGGCCCTAGATGAGGGAGGAATCCCGATGGGATTAGGGGCGTTGCAACTCTCCTTGTTGGGAGGAGAGGTGCGTTTTGAGGGAGGCCAGGCGCGATCGCCTCTCTCGGTAGAAGTGGGAAGTTTTGCCCCTGGGGGTTTCGCCCAACTGGATGCCCAAGGACGTATCGGTCAGTTCAATCCTGAGGCGTTGGGAACCATTGAACTGAGTCAGCAGGGAGGCATTGGCGGCGGGGCAATTCGGCTGGTGGGTGATCGCCTACGGATGAGCGAGGGGTCGCGAATTGTGTCGCTGAACCAGGGGGCGATTGCCATTGAGATGCAAACCAGCGTTCACCTTGATGGTGGCTCAGAACTTCTATCTCAGAATGGTCCCAACATCGACATTCAAACTGGACAATTTAGCCTTGAGGATACCTCGCGCCTCGTGACCAGCCAGGGGAGTGAGGGGGGCCAAGGGGGCCAGATTCGTATTAACGCCAGGGAGGCGATCGCCCTTAGCGGTAGTGGCTTTGATTCATTTAATCAACTTCTTGGGGTCGCCGCCGCAGGACAGTTACAACCCGATAGCGAGACCATTGGTGGGATATTCTCTATCACCACAGCCGGCCTTGGCGGCGATATTGCCTTAACGACGGCGGGAGACCTAACGGTCAGTGAAGGGGGGGTCATCTTTATGCCCCTGTTTGGGGCTGGCGTTGGAGGAGATTTAACCCTCGATGTCGGTGGAACCGTGACGCTGACTGGATCTGGCTTTGTTAACGCCACAACCCTCAACAGCCAGGGATCTGGAGGCGATATTACCCTTTCGGCGCAGCGATTGGGGGTGTTCCGGGGAGGCGCTGTAGCGGCGTTAACCCTCGGGGATGGACCCAGTGGCCAGGTTCGTATTCACACCCGAGACAGCGTTGAAGTCTCCGAGACGCGTCCCGATAGCTTGGTTCCGACGGGGATTTTCAATAATTCCCTGTTTGGACGCGGCCCCGCTGGGGATATCACCATCGAAACCCGTCATTTTATCAATCGTGGCGGCGGCTTAGTCACCTCCAACACCGGTGGACTGATAGGATTTGGAGTGGTAGCTCCGGGCGGACCTGGGGGAAATATCACCATTACCGCAGCGGAGTCAATGCAGATTACGGGTGTCTCTAGCGATGGAAGCGTCACCAGTGGCCCAGGCACGACAACGTTTGGAGACTTTCCCTCGGGGGACTTAACCCTCAACACAGAGCGTTTAGAGATTGGGGATGGGGCCATCGTCTCAACGGCAACGGTGGGATCAGGTCATGCGGGAACGCTGACGGTGAATGCTAGGGAGATCGAGGTGTTTGGGCGATCGCCCCTCAGCGGACTCCCCACAATCCTTGTCTCCTCCTCGGGACGGGGAGATTTGTCTCTGGTTGGTACGGGGAATGGCGGTGACTTACGGGTGTCGAGCGATCGCCTGACGGTTCGCGATGGTGCGGTCTTAGATGTTCGCAGTTTGGGGACAGGGAATGCGGGCCTGTTAGACATTGACGCGAATCAGATTCGCTTGCAAGGAGGGAGTAGTTTAAATGCGGCGACGGTTGCGGGACTCGGGGGAAATATCGAGGTGCGATCGCAAACCATCCAACTTCGCAACGGCAGTAACATCAGTACCAACGCCGGGAGTCGTGATGGGGGCAATATTGTCCTGGAGACGGCGACCCTCGTTGCCTTAGAAAACAGTGATATTACCGCCAATGCCCTCGAAGGCCGGGGGGGTCGGGTTAGCATCACCGCAGAGGGGATTTTTGGCACGGAGTTTCGCGAGTTTCAGACGGATCAAAGTGATATCACGGCCACCTCGGCCCTGGGGGCTGAGTTTAGCGGCATTGTGGAAATTAACACCCCCGATGCGGATAGTACAGCGGGTTTAGTGGAACTGGAGACGAACACCACCGACCCCACCGAGCAAATTGTTCAGGATTGCCTGGGACAAGACAATCGCTTTACCATCACCGGACGGGGGGGTCGTCCTGAAGATCCGCAACTAGGTTTAGCCACCCAGGTCGGTTGGCGAGATAGTCGGGATTGGCGATCGCTCAATGACGAGGCTAACCACGATACGACCCTGAACTCTAGGGAGGAGATCCCCTCGTCTGAGACGGGAGATTTGATGGAAGCAACCACTTGGATCATGACAGCTAATGGCCAGGTATCTCTCGTCGCACAGACACCTAACTCTCCTCTGTTTTCAGCAGATCAATGTCGTTAG
- a CDS encoding MORN repeat-containing protein yields the protein MKKYAILVASLLGLGFGFEISPHPGLAQDLRNPQCSPASLLDSGVGYGRCNYGEGRSYIGSFSDFLPNGRGIYTLGDGTRYEGEFRNGLPHGRGRLILPDDARYEGRFVEGSIREGTAFYTNGDRYQGSFGGVSRTETVTDLVPTGRRTTRGEMILDTQDIERVFFVSQPDGDGEYIFSNGNRFQGEFFAGTPFGRGTFRHSTGTTCTGYFFTNDFDANNATCTYGDGRRYVGELRQGRPHGTGRMTFPDGRQVVGAFRSGQPVSFSGYD from the coding sequence ATGAAAAAATACGCTATCCTTGTTGCCTCATTATTGGGTCTAGGCTTTGGGTTTGAGATCTCCCCTCATCCAGGTCTGGCTCAGGATCTCCGCAATCCTCAATGTTCTCCGGCTTCCCTCTTGGATTCAGGGGTTGGCTATGGCCGCTGCAACTATGGAGAGGGGCGCAGTTACATTGGCTCGTTCAGTGACTTTCTGCCCAATGGACGGGGAATTTATACCCTGGGTGATGGAACTCGCTATGAAGGGGAGTTTAGAAACGGGTTGCCCCATGGTCGAGGCCGCTTAATTCTCCCGGACGATGCGCGCTATGAAGGGCGCTTTGTAGAGGGGTCTATCCGCGAAGGTACGGCGTTTTATACTAATGGCGATCGCTACCAAGGCAGCTTTGGCGGGGTTTCTCGGACGGAAACGGTCACAGATTTGGTTCCTACAGGTCGTAGAACCACCAGGGGCGAGATGATTTTAGATACCCAAGACATTGAACGGGTATTTTTTGTCAGTCAACCCGATGGGGATGGGGAATATATTTTCTCAAATGGTAACCGCTTCCAAGGGGAATTTTTTGCTGGCACACCCTTTGGACGAGGGACATTCCGTCATTCAACGGGAACAACCTGCACGGGATATTTCTTTACTAACGACTTTGATGCCAATAATGCCACCTGTACCTATGGGGATGGTCGTCGCTATGTGGGGGAACTTCGACAAGGACGACCCCACGGTACGGGACGGATGACGTTTCCCGATGGACGGCAGGTCGTGGGAGCCTTCCGCTCGGGTCAGCCGGTGAGTTTTAGTGGCTACGATTAG
- the ispE gene encoding 4-(cytidine 5'-diphospho)-2-C-methyl-D-erythritol kinase, which produces MERCTLSAPAKINLYLEIIGDRPDGYHELAMIMQSVALCDRLQVRANGVEPFRLRCDAPGVPSDRSNLALRAAELMAQTYPDTYHTLGGVDIHLDKVIPIAAGLAGGSTDAAAVLVGLDLLWKQGLTQPELWDLGAELGSDVPFCISGGTALASGRGEEITPLPSMEGVSVVLAKYHSLAISTPWAYKTFRERFSHTYATGDDAQAQRRDSLHAGPMMSALLNRDKREIGRLLYNDLEKVVLPEFPSVANLRQVMSQGDVLGAMMSGSGPTVFALTETPEQAQALCDQVRREIPDEDLGLWVTEFCPTGIVAS; this is translated from the coding sequence ATGGAACGTTGCACCCTCTCCGCCCCTGCCAAGATTAACCTATATTTAGAGATTATCGGCGATCGCCCCGATGGCTATCACGAGTTGGCCATGATCATGCAGAGTGTGGCCCTGTGCGATCGCCTTCAGGTACGGGCCAACGGAGTCGAACCGTTCCGACTCCGCTGTGATGCGCCGGGAGTTCCGAGCGATCGCAGCAACTTGGCACTCCGGGCCGCTGAGTTAATGGCTCAGACCTATCCTGATACTTATCATACTCTGGGCGGGGTGGATATTCATCTCGATAAGGTGATTCCCATTGCAGCTGGACTCGCAGGGGGGTCTACGGATGCCGCCGCCGTCCTCGTGGGGTTAGATCTTCTCTGGAAGCAAGGACTCACTCAGCCAGAACTTTGGGATTTAGGGGCTGAGTTAGGTTCAGATGTCCCCTTCTGTATTAGTGGCGGAACCGCGCTGGCCAGTGGTCGCGGTGAAGAGATTACGCCGCTTCCGAGCATGGAGGGGGTGTCAGTGGTCTTAGCGAAATATCATAGTCTCGCCATCTCGACCCCCTGGGCCTACAAAACCTTCCGGGAGCGATTCTCCCATACCTACGCCACCGGGGACGACGCACAGGCACAACGCCGTGATTCTCTCCATGCGGGGCCGATGATGTCCGCGTTGCTCAACCGGGATAAGCGAGAAATTGGTCGCCTACTCTACAACGATTTGGAAAAGGTGGTTTTACCGGAGTTTCCCTCAGTGGCTAACCTCCGTCAGGTGATGTCCCAGGGGGATGTTCTCGGGGCCATGATGTCCGGTTCTGGTCCGACGGTGTTTGCGCTCACGGAAACCCCGGAACAAGCACAGGCTCTTTGTGACCAGGTTAGACGGGAGATTCCTGATGAGGATTTGGGGTTGTGGGTGACGGAATTTTGCCCCACGGGAATTGTGGCTAGTTAA
- a CDS encoding 6-carboxytetrahydropterin synthase — translation MSDKLRIYTMQARLTVNTYFSAAHRLARPDLDYTTNCGVYGKCARPHGHGHNYHLDVTVRGEVNPRTGMVVELGALRHLIQEVVIEPLDHRFLNKDIPHFETVVPTAENIAIYIRDLLLHPLQELGLSLDKLRLYESPNNSCELYGTMGGDRQKTSTQEKTKLLLV, via the coding sequence TTGTCCGACAAGCTTAGAATTTATACCATGCAAGCCCGTCTGACCGTCAATACCTATTTCAGCGCGGCCCATCGCCTGGCTCGCCCGGACTTAGACTATACAACCAATTGTGGGGTCTATGGCAAATGTGCCCGTCCTCATGGTCATGGTCATAACTACCATCTGGATGTGACGGTTCGCGGCGAGGTGAATCCTCGAACGGGGATGGTTGTGGAGTTGGGGGCGTTACGTCATCTGATTCAAGAGGTGGTGATTGAACCCCTAGATCATCGATTCCTCAATAAAGATATTCCCCATTTTGAGACGGTGGTTCCCACCGCTGAGAATATCGCCATTTATATCCGAGATTTGCTGCTGCACCCTTTGCAGGAGCTGGGATTGAGCTTGGATAAGTTACGCCTGTATGAAAGTCCCAACAACTCCTGTGAACTCTATGGAACCATGGGGGGCGATCGCCAGAAAACTTCCACTCAGGAGAAAACCAAGCTGCTTCTAGTTTGA